The genomic window GCTCTGGGCGCCGTGGTGGGCAAGACCGGTATAGTAGACAGAAAAACGGTTTTAAGCTCCATAGATTATTTCCTGCCTCCCCATAGAAAGTCCATGTATGAGATAAATGAGAAGGCTTTCATGAAGGGGATGGAAATTATGGTGGAGGCAACCCCAAATTGAGAAGTCATAGAATTAAATAGTTACGTGGAAACCCTGGATATTTCCGGGGTTTTTTGTTGACTATGGTCGGGTACGGTGATAAGATTTTTCATAGAAACTTTAAAAAGTGGTGTTCTTTTATGAAGTTAAGATATAAAATCTGGCTCGAAGAAGAAGGGAAAGTGTTCGGAGATGGTCCCCTCGATATATTGCGGCGGGTGGAAAAGAGCGGTTCCCTACGTCAGGCATCGGCCGAAATAAATATGTCCTATTCCCAGGCGTGGAATCTCGTAAAAAGCCTGGAAAAAAGACTGGGTTTTGCGCTTTTAAAGCGAAAGGTGGGGGGAGAGAGCGGTGGTGGTTCAGAACTTACCGCCGAAGCCAGGGATTTAATGGATAGGTTCGAGAGGTTCAGGGAAAAAGCCGATCAGGCACTGGCATCCATATATAAAGAGATCTTTGAAAAAATTTCTGACAATGATTGATTTATGCCATGGAGAGTGGATAAATAATATATGAAAGATTTGCTGGAAAAATGCAATTTATGTCCCCGCCAATGCGGGGTTAACCGCCTGGCGGGTCAAACAGGGGTATGCAGAGCCGCCGGAGAGGTAATGGTGGCAAAAGCCTTTGCCCATAAATGGGAGGAGCCGTGCATAAGCGGGGAAAAAGGTTCGGGTACGGTGTTTTTTACCCACTGCAACATTAGGTGTATCTTTTGCCAGAACTTCAGGATAAGCCAGGAGGGGTTCGGCAAGGCCGTTACGATAGATGAGCTGGCAGGTATTTTTTTAAAATTACAGCAAAAGGGTGTCCACAACATAAACCTGGTGACTCCCACCATCTATACCCCACAGATAATCGAGACCATAAAATTGGCAAAATCGCTGGGCCTTTCGCTCCCTATAGTCTGGAACTCCAATGCCTATGAAAACGTTGAGACGTTAAAAACTCTAACTGGCCTGGTGGATGTTTACCTGCCGGATTTGAAATACTTTGATGACAGTACAGCTATAAAGTATTCCGGAGCTCCGAATTATTTCGATACCGCCACCCGGGCGATCATGGAAATGTTTTCCCAGATAGGGGAGCCAATATTTGATGATAATGGCATAATAAAAAAAGGCCTTATAATAAGACATCTAGTTTTGCCGGGACATAAAGAGGACTCTAAAAAGATATTAAAATGGATAAGCGAAAATCTGCCCAAAGGTGTCTATATAAGCCTCATGTCCCAGTATATGCCATATTATAAGGCGGAAAGCCGTCCCGAGATAAACAGGAGACTCTCCGCAGCAGAATATGACGAGGTCATAGAATATTTTTTTAATCTGGGCCTTGAAAACGGCTTCATGCAGGAAGAAGGCGCTGCTTCCGAGGAATATGTTCCAAATTTCGACCTGGGAGGTGTCTAGGGATTTATTATAACCTTCAGGGCTCTTCCGCTCGAAGCCAGGTCAAAGGCTTCTTTGTATTGAGTGATAGGGAAAGTTCTTGTTATTAGAAGGCCTGTATCTATTTTTTTGTTTTCAATCAGGCTCAAAACTTTTTTCATATGGACTACGGTGGAGTCCGATGTGCCGTGGACGAACAATTCCTTATAATGGATAATGTTGCTGTCGATGGTGATGGTGGAGCGGTCTTTGGGAAGGCCGCCAAAGAAATTCACCCTGCCCCGCTTCCTTACGGCGGAAAGGGCCTGGACCTGGGCTTCACCCGAAGGGGCTGCCACTATAACCACATCGGCGCCATGGCCACGGGTTTCCTCCATGACCGCTTTCACAAAATCCTCTTTTCCCGAGTTTACCACTCTGTCAACAACCTTTATTTTACCGGCCATTTCAAGGCGCTCCTGGGAGATTTCAGCCATTATGATTTTCGAAGCACCGAGGACCCTGGCAATCATGGCATGGGCGATGCCGACGGGTCCAGCTCCCACGATGGCCACCACATCATTTAAACCTGTATTTGAAAGCTCCTGGCCATTTAAAACACAGGACAGAGGCTCCACAATGGAAGCCTGCTCAAAACTTACACTTTCCGGAATGGGGATGACACCGCCGGTCCTGACCAACTGTTCCGGTACGGCTACATATTCGGCAAAGCTCCCGTCATACTGGTATGAAAGAGCAGTCTTATGATCGCAAAGATTTGTTAAACCCCGAAGGCAATAATAGCACTTGCCGCAGGGTACCGTCACCGAGAGCAGCACCCGGTCTCCCATGTTAAATCCCTCAACCCCGTCACTGACTTCCACTATTTCACCGGCAGCTTCATGGCCCAGAACCCTTGGAAGCGTCATGCCGTGGGATGAACCTCCTGCCTTTATGTTTCTCAAGTCACTGCCGCAAATGGCGCAGGCGCGGACTTTTACCAGGAGACCGCCTTTTGGAGCAGAAGGACTGGGGATATCCTCCAATCTCAAGTCGCTTTTACCGTGAAGCCTCAAAGCAAGCATCAAAATCACCTCTTAAAAAAATGCCGCCGCTGTTAGTTTTACTATGATGATAAAAGCAGCGGAAAATATATTCAGGCTATGCTCTATTATAGCTGCCGCAAAGATGTATTTTTTCTCTGACCAATTGCTTCATCATTTCCATGGGCTTTTCATATATTTCATGGAGCGATGCATGCTCCGGCAGCTCCGATATCGTCGCTTTTAGTCCTTTAAATAAGGCCATGCGAAGTTCAGTGGCAATATTCAGCTTGGAGATACCGGCGGCTATGGCCTCTTTTACCTGGTCATCGGGTGTTAGTGAACCGCCGTGGAGCACGAGGGGAGTGTCAGTTATTTTAACTATGTCTTTTAAACGGTCGATATCAAGCCGGGGTTGTCCCCTGTATGGTCCGTGGGCGGTGCCGATGGCCACAGCCAGAGCATCCACACCGGTTTTCTCCACAAATTCCTCAACTTCGGAAGGGACTGTAAAAAAGCCCTTTATATCTTCTGCCGAGTCCGAAAGCCCGACTCCCACATGGCCCAGTTCTGCCTCTACGCTGATACCGGCAGCATGGGCGAATTCTACTACCTGGGATGTGACCCGAATGTTCTCTGAAAGCGACAGGGTAGAAGCGTCCAGCATGACCGAATTAAATCCCAGGGAAATGTATCTTGCCACGGTTTGGATGTCGGCGCCGTGATCTAGGTGAATACACACAGGTATCCTGGAGCTTGCGGCCACTTCTTTCATCATGGGGACCAGGTAGCGCAAAGTACAG from Biomaibacter acetigenes includes these protein-coding regions:
- a CDS encoding winged helix-turn-helix domain-containing protein, translating into MKLRYKIWLEEEGKVFGDGPLDILRRVEKSGSLRQASAEINMSYSQAWNLVKSLEKRLGFALLKRKVGGESGGGSELTAEARDLMDRFERFREKADQALASIYKEIFEKISDND
- a CDS encoding radical SAM protein, with protein sequence MKDLLEKCNLCPRQCGVNRLAGQTGVCRAAGEVMVAKAFAHKWEEPCISGEKGSGTVFFTHCNIRCIFCQNFRISQEGFGKAVTIDELAGIFLKLQQKGVHNINLVTPTIYTPQIIETIKLAKSLGLSLPIVWNSNAYENVETLKTLTGLVDVYLPDLKYFDDSTAIKYSGAPNYFDTATRAIMEMFSQIGEPIFDDNGIIKKGLIIRHLVLPGHKEDSKKILKWISENLPKGVYISLMSQYMPYYKAESRPEINRRLSAAEYDEVIEYFFNLGLENGFMQEEGAASEEYVPNFDLGGV
- a CDS encoding zinc-dependent dehydrogenase, whose product is MLALRLHGKSDLRLEDIPSPSAPKGGLLVKVRACAICGSDLRNIKAGGSSHGMTLPRVLGHEAAGEIVEVSDGVEGFNMGDRVLLSVTVPCGKCYYCLRGLTNLCDHKTALSYQYDGSFAEYVAVPEQLVRTGGVIPIPESVSFEQASIVEPLSCVLNGQELSNTGLNDVVAIVGAGPVGIAHAMIARVLGASKIIMAEISQERLEMAGKIKVVDRVVNSGKEDFVKAVMEETRGHGADVVIVAAPSGEAQVQALSAVRKRGRVNFFGGLPKDRSTITIDSNIIHYKELFVHGTSDSTVVHMKKVLSLIENKKIDTGLLITRTFPITQYKEAFDLASSGRALKVIINP
- a CDS encoding class II fructose-bisphosphate aldolase; translated protein: MLATLKEILSETRKNKYAVPAFDVNNLETFKAVVDIAEEEKSPVIAMVLDPDMKSCTLRYLVPMMKEVAASSRIPVCIHLDHGADIQTVARYISLGFNSVMLDASTLSLSENIRVTSQVVEFAHAAGISVEAELGHVGVGLSDSAEDIKGFFTVPSEVEEFVEKTGVDALAVAIGTAHGPYRGQPRLDIDRLKDIVKITDTPLVLHGGSLTPDDQVKEAIAAGISKLNIATELRMALFKGLKATISELPEHASLHEIYEKPMEMMKQLVREKIHLCGSYNRA